One segment of Nostoc piscinale CENA21 DNA contains the following:
- a CDS encoding prokaryotic E2 ligase family D protein, translating into MNVDTNILPIINLENVSQILLSNIPQDDLLGQLIILKGQFILVEREGKESKYKFLSPEAVEKAFTSKTAASGWLSSNTIWWGKNPEGEAIIQFYSPQKYQIQIMGQESEVITVPMPAFLFAGCGSKYYLWAVKGRVFKPDAQLYKPPLPNIWDDSSICFGGNSLGMCSAATISQVWDLFWKSPFNKDLSQGKSKTHPDNISNQLIKLHESKAKSYPSSDLVPVHSWKVTTPEDIINHLFS; encoded by the coding sequence ATGAATGTAGACACAAATATATTACCGATAATTAACTTAGAAAATGTCTCCCAAATCCTGCTGTCCAATATTCCCCAAGATGATTTACTAGGGCAGTTAATTATCCTCAAAGGACAGTTTATTTTAGTCGAACGCGAAGGCAAAGAGTCTAAATATAAATTCTTGTCTCCTGAAGCAGTAGAGAAAGCCTTCACAAGTAAAACTGCCGCATCTGGATGGCTTTCTAGCAACACAATTTGGTGGGGTAAAAATCCAGAGGGAGAGGCCATTATTCAGTTTTACTCTCCCCAAAAATATCAAATTCAAATAATGGGACAGGAATCTGAAGTAATTACTGTACCAATGCCAGCATTCTTATTTGCTGGATGCGGTAGTAAATATTACCTGTGGGCAGTTAAAGGCAGGGTATTTAAACCAGACGCACAACTGTACAAGCCTCCTTTACCTAATATTTGGGACGACTCTAGTATTTGCTTTGGGGGAAATTCTCTCGGTATGTGCAGTGCTGCAACCATAAGCCAAGTTTGGGATTTGTTCTGGAAATCACCTTTTAACAAGGACTTATCTCAAGGCAAGTCAAAAACTCATCCCGATAATATCAGCAATCAGCTCATCAAATTACACGAATCTAAAGCTAAATCCTACCCTTCAAGTGACCTTGTTCCTGTTCATAGCTGGAAAGTCACAACCCCAGAAGACATTATCAATCATTTGTTCAGTTAA
- a CDS encoding Mov34/MPN/PAD-1 family protein, which translates to MNPFIGYHLATSNNFPPYSQKLQEYWLAANGLFLRSHRRELEICLQIAQTQVAGLQPLEPYFRLKVPKVPSQAIAEIINAASINPQQEILFYLGVTNNQWWCHTPLQTASSTHVLSLESALDKSYTDSFVEMHSHGTLAAYPSSADNQEEKGKFRVFAIIGTLNTIPTIYTRIGIYNHFFDINPNQIFELPPQVKCLN; encoded by the coding sequence ATGAATCCTTTTATCGGTTATCACCTCGCTACAAGTAATAACTTTCCTCCTTACAGTCAAAAACTCCAGGAATACTGGCTGGCAGCAAATGGGCTTTTCTTGCGATCGCATCGTCGCGAATTAGAGATTTGCTTGCAAATTGCCCAAACTCAAGTTGCTGGACTCCAACCCCTTGAACCCTACTTTCGTTTGAAAGTTCCAAAAGTCCCCAGCCAAGCGATCGCCGAGATTATCAATGCTGCTAGTATCAACCCCCAACAAGAAATCCTATTCTATTTGGGAGTGACAAACAACCAATGGTGGTGTCACACACCACTGCAAACTGCGTCCTCTACTCATGTCTTATCTTTAGAAAGCGCACTTGATAAAAGCTATACAGATAGCTTTGTGGAAATGCACAGTCATGGAACTCTAGCTGCTTATCCTTCAAGTGCAGACAATCAAGAAGAAAAAGGCAAATTTCGAGTGTTCGCGATTATTGGCACGCTGAATACCATTCCCACAATTTATACCCGCATCGGGATATACAATCACTTTTTCGACATCAACCCCAATCAAATATTT